A DNA window from Zingiber officinale cultivar Zhangliang chromosome 3A, Zo_v1.1, whole genome shotgun sequence contains the following coding sequences:
- the LOC122051513 gene encoding heat stress transcription factor A-4b-like, with protein MEDARGNSNSPPPFLVKTYDMVDDPTTNSVVSWSPSNSSFVVLNQPEFARELLPKYFKHNNFSSFVRQLNTYGFRKIDPDQWEFANEDFIRGRPHLLKNIHRRKAVHSHSLNNPSSSLSEAERQELEEEMEKLKQEKVVLLNELDKHMHQHHGIEHQMQSLEERLQGLENRQGSFIAFLKQIAQEPLFLSELLQQTELHCSKRRRLPHIVTLDEDTEMEGNQNLALQPMSREKSYIVPMHSLDMEPFERMESSLNSLENFFRGVSQAFGDDMSYDSVVPLPSDVIATETNASTVETDGNLQPSSLPAIGIHSSPDIVERANYVENQTDSRGKVSGIDMNLEPAATEVNSSRDQFTGTTTSSRVQTGANDVFWQQFLTENPGSSDTQEVQSKRRDSDDKQSEGKTQEQQNTCWNREEINHLMVKIGNLTSVEKA; from the exons ATGGAGGACGCAAGGGGGAACTCGAATTCCCCTCCCCCTTTCCTCGTCAAGACCTACGACATGGTGGACGACCCCACGACGAACTCCGTGGTCTCGTGGAGCCCCTCGAATTCGAGCTTCGTGGTGTTGAACCAGCCGGAGTTTGCCAGGGAATTGCTCCCCAAGTATTTCAAACACAATAATTTCTCCAGTTTTGTGAGGCAACTTAACACCTAT G GGTTTCGGAAGATAGATCCTGATCAGTGGGAGTTTGCAAATGAGGATTTCATACGAGGGCGGCCGCACCTGCTGAAAAACATCCACCGACGCAAGGCAGTTCATAGTCATTCACTGAACAACCCCTCAAGTTCGTTATCTGAAGCTGAAAGACAGGAGCTTGAAGAGGAGATGGAGAAACTCAAGCAAGAAAAGGTTGTACTTTTGAATGAGCTTGATAAGCATATGCATCAGCACCATGGAATTGAGCACCAAATGCAGTCTTTAGAGGAAAGGCTGCAGGGTCTGGAAAATCGCCAAGGAAGTTTCATTGCCTTCTTGAAACAAATCGCACAGGAACCTCTGTTCCTCTCTGAATTATTACAGCAAACAGAGCTCCACTGCAGCAAAAGGAGGAGGCTACCACATATTGTGACCCTGGACGAGGATACTGAGATGGAAGGAAATCAGAATTTGGCTTTGCAGCCAATGTCTAGAGAGAAATCTTACATCGTTCCGATGCACTCACTCGACATGGAGCCTTTTGAGAGGATGGAATCATCTTTGAATTCATTAGAGAATTTCTTCAGAGGTGTTAGTCAAGCGTTTGGAGATGACATGTCATACGATAGTGTTGTCCCTTTGCCTTCTGATGTAATTGCTACCGAGACTAATGCATCGACAGTGGAGACTGATGGAAACCTTCAACCTTCTTCACTTCCAGCGATAGGTATCCACTCCTCTCCAGATATAGTTGAACGTGCTAACTATGTAGAAAATCAAACAGATTCAAGGGGTAAAGTATCAGGGATAGATATGAATTTAGAACCTGCTGCGACTGAGGTTAACTCATCAAGAGATCAATTCACGGGGACGACAACATCATCTAGAGTGCAAACTGGTGCAAACGATGTGTTCTGGCAACAGTTTCTTACAGAGAATCCGGGTTCTTCTGATACACAGGAAGTTCAGTCCAAAAGAAGGGATTCAGATGACAAACAAAGCGAAGGAAAGACGCAAGAGCAGCAAAACACTTGTTGGAACAGGGAAGAAATCAATCATCTCATGGTAAAAATTGGGAATCTGACTTCAGTAGAGAAAGCCTGA